DNA from Actinoplanes sp. SE50/110:
TGGAAGCGCTGATCGGCTGGCACACCGCCCGCATCGAAGCCGGCCTCGATTCCGCCGGATCCGTCGACGACCTGAACCGGCACATCCGCAACGTCACCGCGATCACGCTGGCCGGCCTGCTGCCCCCGCTGGCCGCCGGCGCGGCGCTGGCGGTCGCCGCGTACCGCCTGCCGGCCGGTCTGACCGGCACCGCCGGCAGCCGTGACGCGGTCCTCGCCCTGGCTGCCGGCACCCTGCTCGGCGGGGTCTTCGCGATCACCTTCCTGCTCGCCGCCCGCAACCGCACCGGGATCGCCGCCACCCTGGCGGCGGTGCCGCTGTCGACGCTGGCCATGCCGCTGCTACAGCAGCGGGGCTCCGGGCCGCTGGCAGCGGCGGTGGCGGTACTGGCGGCCACCCACGTGGCCGGGCTGATCATCGTCGGCCTGACCGCCGCCGATCTGCGGAGGAACTCATGATCCGGACTTTCCCGCCCGCGGTCGCGCTCCCGGCCGCCGCCTCGATGACCGCCGCCGACCTCCGGAGGACTCCGTGAAGACCCTGTTCCCCGCGTACGCCCATCCCGGCCCCGAGCTGCAACTCGACGCCGACACCTGGATCGTCCGGGAACATCCCGGCGACCGGCGCACCCTGCACCAGTCGCTGGGCCGGATCGACCTGGACTGGGGCAGCCGCTCGCTGGCCGACGTCCTGTCCGACGTGGACGCCTGGCGGGCCGACGGCGTCGAGGGCCTGTTCCTGGACCGCGCCCCGGCCGGCTCCGGCGGCGTCGGCCCGGTGGCCCTCACCGTCCGCCTCGCCGCCCGCCGCGGCCTGCACCGGGTGGTGCTGAACCCGGGCGTGCCGACCCACCCCCTCTACCGCGACCTCGGTGTCCGGATCTGCACCTTCGAGGGTCCCTGGTCGGCCTACCAGAGCTGGGACGGCGACGGCACCCGACCGGGCGACGGGCACATCGTCCACGGCGTCCCGGCCGGGCTGCTCACCGCGGCACGCCGGCTGATGGGTCGCCGCGGCGCCGGCTTCGGTCTGGCCACCGACGCCGGCCCGGACCTGAGCCCGGCCGGCGCTCCCGGCGGCGGCGCCCACAGCGCCGACTGATCCGCGGTACGCGGGTAACCCGCCCGCCCCGGCCCATCCGGCGCCGCGCCTCACCGGCGCGGCGCCCGTTACTGGCGCGGCTTCCGTTACTGGCGCGGCACCCGTTACTGGCGCGGCACCCGTCAGCGGCGCGGCGCGGGCCAGGCAGCCCAGGGTCAGGCAGCCGGGTTCAGGCAGCTCGCGTCAGGCGGCGTGTGTCAGGCGGGGTTTGGGCTGGCAGCGGGGGCAGCTGAACGAGGAACGGTTCATGAAGCTCTCCCGTCGCATGATCGCCCCGCAGCGTTTGCAGGGTTCGCCCTCGCGGCCGTAGGCGTTGAGCGAGCGGTCGAAGTAGCCGCTCTCCCCGTTCACGTTGACGT
Protein-coding regions in this window:
- a CDS encoding spherulation-specific family 4 protein, with amino-acid sequence MKTLFPAYAHPGPELQLDADTWIVREHPGDRRTLHQSLGRIDLDWGSRSLADVLSDVDAWRADGVEGLFLDRAPAGSGGVGPVALTVRLAARRGLHRVVLNPGVPTHPLYRDLGVRICTFEGPWSAYQSWDGDGTRPGDGHIVHGVPAGLLTAARRLMGRRGAGFGLATDAGPDLSPAGAPGGGAHSAD